From a region of the Paenibacillus sp. FSL R10-2734 genome:
- the htpG gene encoding molecular chaperone HtpG, whose product MAKKEFKAESKRLLEMMINSIYTQREIFLRELISNASDAIDKIYYKALADESLVFNKEDYYIKVTADKANRTLTISDTGIGMTQEELESNLGTIAKSGSLAFKKENEAKDGHNIIGQFGVGFYAAFMVADDVIVISKALGSDEAFKWESKGADGYTIEPVEKDSVGTEVILKIKENTEEDQYDEYLEEYRLKTIIKKYSDFIRFPIKMDVKEQKPKEGTENEFEEVVQEQTVNSMVPIWRKNKNELTTEDYDNFYAEKRYGFDKPLKHIHISADGAVVYNAILFIPENTPFDYYTKEYEKGLELYSNGVLIMNKCADLLPDYFSFVKGMVDSEDLSLNISREMLQHDRQLTLIAKNIKNKVKSQLQSLLKDEREKYEQFYNAFGRQLKFGVYNDYGMHKDTLQDLLMFYSSKEKKLVTLDEYVSRMPEDQKYIYYASGESIDRIEKLPQTELVSDKGYEILYFTDDIDEFAIKMIMSYKEKEFKSVSSGDLGIEADEADKPTEAEENENKELFEAMKDILSGKVKNVKASKRLKTHPVCLSAEGELTIEMEKILKSMPNGQEVQADKVLEINIHHEVFQSLKAASENDKEKLGLYTNLLYNQALLIEGLQVSDPVQFTNDICKIMK is encoded by the coding sequence ATGGCCAAAAAAGAGTTTAAAGCCGAATCGAAAAGATTGCTGGAAATGATGATTAACTCCATTTATACACAACGGGAAATTTTCCTGCGCGAGCTGATTTCCAATGCAAGTGATGCGATTGATAAGATCTATTACAAAGCATTAGCCGATGAAAGCCTGGTCTTCAATAAAGAAGATTATTATATTAAAGTGACTGCCGATAAGGCGAACAGAACCTTGACGATTTCCGATACTGGTATCGGGATGACACAAGAGGAGCTGGAGAGCAACTTAGGAACGATCGCGAAGAGCGGATCTCTTGCTTTTAAGAAAGAGAATGAAGCTAAAGATGGCCACAATATCATCGGACAGTTCGGTGTTGGCTTCTACGCTGCGTTTATGGTGGCTGATGATGTTATAGTGATCAGTAAGGCGCTTGGTAGCGACGAGGCCTTTAAATGGGAGTCTAAGGGCGCTGATGGCTATACCATCGAGCCTGTCGAGAAGGATTCTGTAGGTACTGAAGTGATTTTGAAAATTAAAGAGAATACCGAAGAAGATCAATATGATGAATATTTGGAAGAATATCGCCTGAAAACCATCATCAAGAAATACTCTGACTTTATCCGTTTCCCAATCAAAATGGATGTGAAGGAGCAAAAGCCAAAAGAAGGCACAGAAAATGAGTTCGAGGAAGTTGTTCAAGAGCAAACCGTGAACAGCATGGTGCCAATCTGGCGGAAGAACAAAAATGAGCTGACTACTGAAGATTATGATAATTTCTATGCAGAGAAACGTTATGGCTTCGACAAACCGCTTAAACATATCCATATCAGTGCCGATGGTGCTGTAGTATACAATGCAATCTTGTTCATCCCAGAGAATACGCCATTTGATTATTACACGAAGGAATATGAAAAAGGTCTTGAGCTCTATTCCAATGGTGTACTCATTATGAACAAATGTGCGGATCTGCTGCCTGATTACTTCAGCTTTGTAAAAGGTATGGTGGATTCAGAGGATCTTTCACTGAACATCTCCAGAGAGATGCTCCAACATGACCGTCAGTTGACCTTGATCGCTAAGAACATTAAGAATAAGGTGAAGAGCCAACTGCAAAGCCTGTTGAAGGATGAAAGAGAGAAATACGAGCAGTTCTATAATGCTTTTGGTAGACAGCTTAAGTTCGGTGTGTACAATGATTATGGTATGCACAAAGACACCCTTCAAGATTTGCTGATGTTCTACTCCTCCAAGGAGAAGAAGCTGGTAACGCTGGATGAATACGTATCAAGAATGCCAGAAGATCAGAAGTATATCTATTACGCTTCCGGTGAGTCGATCGACAGAATCGAGAAGCTTCCACAAACCGAGCTTGTATCGGATAAAGGCTATGAAATTCTCTACTTCACTGATGATATTGATGAGTTCGCGATCAAGATGATCATGTCTTATAAGGAAAAAGAATTCAAATCCGTATCCAGCGGAGATCTAGGGATCGAAGCCGACGAAGCGGACAAGCCAACGGAAGCGGAAGAGAACGAGAACAAGGAGCTTTTTGAAGCGATGAAGGACATCCTGTCCGGCAAAGTTAAGAATGTTAAAGCTTCCAAGCGTTTGAAGACTCATCCAGTTTGTCTCTCTGCAGAAGGTGAATTGACAATCGAGATGGAAAAAATCCTGAAATCGATGCCGAATGGCCAAGAGGTTCAAGCGGATAAGGTACTCGAAATCAACATTCATCACGAAGTATTCCAGTCCTTGAAAGCTGCTTCTGAGAACGATAAAGAAAAGCTCGGCTTATACACGAACCTGCTATACAACCAAGCTCTGCTGATCGAAGGATTGCAAGTAAGTGATCCTGTTCAATTCACGAATGATATTTGCAAAATCATGAAATAA
- a CDS encoding aldo/keto reductase encodes MRNLKLSNGYEIPQMGIGVFMIKDHEECKQSVLNALKIGYRHIDTAQVYKNEKAVGEAIKESRIPREDIFLTTKLWPTNFGYDKAKKAIQNSLDALQVDYIDLMLLHRPYEDYIGAWKTMEEEVGEGKIRSIGISNFNISRVQKILDVAKIKPVVNQVECHPYEQQKELRTFLEKNDILMEAWYPLGHGNKKLLSNPVITELAKKYGKSNVQIILHWHIQIGNIVFPKSSNPEHIRSNFAIFDFELSKEDMAKIASIDKRKPYFNIPEWVQKIMLNFSS; translated from the coding sequence ATGAGGAATTTGAAATTAAGCAATGGTTATGAAATACCACAGATGGGTATTGGCGTATTTATGATCAAGGATCATGAAGAATGCAAACAAAGCGTACTGAATGCATTGAAAATAGGCTACCGCCATATTGATACTGCCCAGGTTTATAAAAATGAAAAAGCAGTTGGAGAAGCTATTAAGGAGTCTAGAATACCTAGAGAGGATATTTTTTTGACAACAAAACTTTGGCCAACAAACTTTGGCTATGATAAAGCAAAGAAAGCGATACAGAATTCTCTAGATGCATTGCAGGTCGATTATATTGATTTGATGCTGTTACACCGTCCATATGAAGATTATATCGGCGCATGGAAAACGATGGAAGAAGAGGTGGGTGAAGGGAAAATCAGATCTATCGGCATCAGTAACTTTAATATCAGCCGCGTACAAAAAATTCTGGATGTTGCAAAAATTAAACCGGTTGTAAACCAGGTGGAATGTCATCCTTATGAACAACAGAAAGAGCTAAGAACTTTTTTGGAGAAGAACGACATTCTTATGGAAGCATGGTATCCGTTGGGACATGGGAATAAGAAACTGTTATCAAATCCTGTAATAACAGAGCTGGCTAAAAAATATGGCAAAAGCAATGTTCAGATTATACTGCATTGGCACATCCAGATTGGGAATATTGTTTTCCCAAAGTCAAGCAATCCAGAGCATATTAGAAGCAATTTTGCGATCTTTGACTTTGAATTATCAAAAGAGGATATGGCTAAAATAGCATCCATTGATAAGAGAAAACCATATTTTAACATACCGGAATGGGTACAAAAAATTATGTTGAATTTTTCTAGTTAA
- a CDS encoding glycoside hydrolase → MTTHKPWKIYVIQHSHTDVGYTERQEKIRQYHVNYIRQALQIVREIESGARLDWKGYKWVCETFWPVESFLLKATQTEKEEFAQAVQKGYIGLSGTYLNFGEQLNQEMLSVMIQRITNYGQSIQFPVRSAMTADITGFGWGYSQVLADAGIENLITCIHTHHSMFPLWKKQIPFWWETPKGDRILTWSGEHYMFGNDLGLIPGIGGSYTIRDDHDVRKGVSLEVAEARFDRYLEQLVEDGYTFPLVPVMVSGLPTDNGSPNAALMDFVNQWNALHGDRILIQPATLDDFFTDLRAYANEHPDEIETFRGDWPDWWTDGSATTPMHVQIFREAQRVYTKVKQLDPAHEIVSQERLEAIEYELALFAEHTWGYHSSVTEPWNPFVQELGCRKEAYAANASALAHTALYDILEAQGDALLGPDRPMKFELHNPNDFVQTDYAQLIMEGWYITELNNGFEVLDEVTGTVYDAQMVTAHRGVIITIPVTLQPNQKVQLTIKASEARPPVTAYRTDYIGSDRMLDIIPPVPPKLHVTPKFIESPFVRIEWELGAGITKWFDKSSQQDLLRSDRNHNAFSPVYNVTQAPNEFGMYDVRRKMGRNRRGADAITSVGTLVDVNIVEKGALYGKVQLTYRVNGCSHYSLLVTVYGDRARADVAVRMHKESVWDPENVYISLPFGSAPVTGQDALWIEKTGAALRPRMDQLPGSLADFYCVDEGVAYVRDTRGVAIAMPDTPLIQLGSLDYEDRLLSGHPGLANDPAHLYSWPMNNYWETNFKATLGGFYEIRYYIAWGDELNTPEVALETCKSMNAGILAWRTSK, encoded by the coding sequence ATGACCACCCACAAACCATGGAAAATTTACGTCATTCAACATTCTCATACGGATGTTGGCTACACAGAACGTCAGGAGAAAATCCGCCAATATCATGTCAATTACATTCGCCAAGCGTTACAAATTGTACGTGAAATCGAAAGCGGTGCTCGCCTGGATTGGAAGGGCTACAAATGGGTATGCGAAACGTTCTGGCCCGTTGAATCCTTCCTCTTAAAAGCGACACAAACAGAAAAAGAAGAATTCGCGCAAGCGGTACAAAAAGGTTATATCGGTCTATCTGGAACCTATCTCAATTTCGGTGAGCAATTAAATCAAGAGATGCTCTCCGTCATGATTCAGCGGATTACCAACTATGGTCAATCGATTCAGTTCCCGGTACGTTCTGCAATGACTGCGGACATCACTGGCTTTGGCTGGGGATATAGTCAAGTCTTGGCCGATGCTGGTATCGAGAATTTAATAACCTGTATTCATACACATCACTCTATGTTTCCGCTATGGAAGAAGCAAATTCCATTCTGGTGGGAAACACCAAAAGGTGATCGGATTCTAACGTGGAGTGGCGAGCATTATATGTTCGGAAATGACCTCGGCTTGATTCCTGGTATCGGAGGTTCCTATACAATTCGTGATGATCATGATGTGCGAAAAGGCGTGTCCTTGGAAGTCGCTGAAGCGCGATTTGATCGATATTTAGAGCAATTGGTTGAAGATGGCTATACCTTCCCGTTAGTACCTGTCATGGTATCTGGGCTCCCTACAGATAATGGCTCACCGAATGCCGCATTAATGGATTTTGTAAACCAATGGAATGCGTTGCATGGTGACCGGATCTTGATTCAACCAGCGACACTGGATGATTTCTTTACAGATTTAAGAGCCTATGCGAACGAGCATCCGGATGAGATCGAGACCTTCCGAGGAGATTGGCCGGATTGGTGGACAGATGGCTCAGCGACTACCCCAATGCATGTTCAGATCTTCCGTGAGGCACAACGCGTGTACACGAAGGTGAAGCAGTTAGATCCTGCCCATGAGATTGTTTCCCAAGAGCGACTCGAAGCGATTGAATATGAGTTGGCTTTATTCGCTGAACATACATGGGGATACCATTCCTCTGTGACAGAACCTTGGAACCCGTTCGTACAAGAGCTTGGCTGTCGAAAAGAAGCTTATGCCGCCAATGCGAGTGCACTTGCGCATACCGCATTATACGATATTCTTGAGGCACAAGGAGATGCACTATTAGGACCAGATCGTCCTATGAAATTTGAATTGCATAACCCAAATGACTTTGTACAAACGGATTATGCCCAATTAATTATGGAGGGCTGGTACATTACAGAGCTGAACAATGGCTTTGAAGTACTCGATGAAGTGACTGGAACCGTCTACGATGCTCAAATGGTGACGGCACATCGCGGGGTAATCATTACAATTCCAGTAACCTTGCAGCCGAATCAAAAGGTACAATTGACGATTAAGGCAAGCGAAGCGCGTCCGCCCGTGACAGCTTATCGAACCGATTATATTGGATCCGATCGCATGCTGGATATTATTCCACCGGTTCCACCGAAGCTGCATGTGACACCGAAATTTATAGAGTCTCCTTTCGTTCGGATCGAATGGGAACTTGGGGCAGGGATTACGAAGTGGTTCGACAAGAGCAGTCAACAAGATTTACTACGATCTGACCGGAATCATAATGCATTCTCCCCTGTCTACAACGTAACACAAGCACCTAATGAATTTGGCATGTATGATGTACGCCGTAAGATGGGACGAAATCGCCGAGGCGCTGATGCGATAACCTCTGTCGGAACATTAGTTGATGTCAATATCGTTGAAAAGGGTGCCCTTTATGGAAAAGTTCAATTAACCTATCGCGTGAATGGTTGCAGTCACTATTCCTTACTCGTCACCGTATACGGTGATCGCGCACGTGCTGATGTAGCCGTACGCATGCATAAGGAAAGTGTATGGGATCCAGAAAATGTGTACATTTCACTTCCGTTTGGAAGTGCTCCCGTTACTGGGCAGGATGCGCTCTGGATAGAAAAGACAGGCGCAGCCTTACGTCCACGAATGGATCAATTACCTGGATCCTTAGCAGATTTCTATTGTGTCGATGAAGGTGTAGCTTATGTCCGTGACACTCGTGGTGTTGCCATTGCGATGCCAGATACACCGCTCATCCAGCTCGGTTCCTTAGACTATGAAGATCGACTACTGAGCGGACACCCTGGACTCGCGAATGATCCAGCCCATCTCTATTCATGGCCCATGAATAATTATTGGGAAACGAACTTTAAGGCGACACTAGGTGGATTCTATGAAATCCGTTATTATATCGCTTGGGGAGATGAGCTTAATACGCCAGAAGTCGCATTAGAGACTTGTAAGAGTATGAACGCGGGTATCCTTGCATGGAGAACTAGTAAGTAA
- a CDS encoding DUF5054 domain-containing protein produces the protein MPHNAPQIHVVFKTHLDIGYTDLAKHVTDRYMKLFFPSAITTAQYFDEHPDQGSFIWTTGSWLIHHLLKHGTTEEKQQVEEAIAKGYLRWHGLPFTTYTELYDAELLDYGIQMATRLDQRFGIHTIAAKMTDVPGHTRALITHMAKAGMKYLHLGVNPSSHVPHVPEMFLWRNPDGSEIVVQYSKDYGTTFETEGLNDVLYFAHTHDNHGPSTVEQIKAEFAQLREAYPHANIRASTLDQYAEKVWAIRDTLPIVEEEIGDSWIHGSSTDPYKLACYRELLRLKSKWLLEGSLATTDEEYHNFCDELIMIPEHTWGVDIKRYLADYIHYDKEDFQQARARDKVDVNLNPLEYRFYEKNSRAEMVEMFGVEAVEKLNARSFSLMEQSWQEQREYLESAVSALGAERQIEARAALASLRPVHPQIAAADATILHTDQSYTLGDFEVVFEDNGSIISLLDQRNRNWAGPNNPLGLFSYETFSQADYDRWYREYHVRWKNTHVWATGDFGKPGMDLTKEWITHTVTKPKLLSLQAVYGEEQDVVLATLKMPKAASEGMGAPRELTIEYIFKKHTATVECKLQWFHKDAYRLPEAAWMSFNPLVNNPNQWKLDKIGQLTSPLDVVKGGNRNMHAVDQGMYYAAADGQVDITTLDAALVSPGEPRLVQFDHTFASLTGGMHVNLHNNVWGTNFQAWYEEDALFRFKLKFQSHL, from the coding sequence ATGCCACACAATGCACCACAGATCCATGTTGTATTCAAGACACATTTAGATATCGGTTATACCGATCTCGCGAAACATGTTACTGATCGTTATATGAAACTATTTTTCCCGAGTGCGATCACAACAGCACAGTACTTTGATGAACATCCTGATCAAGGTTCTTTTATTTGGACAACGGGTTCTTGGTTAATTCATCACTTACTCAAACATGGCACAACCGAGGAGAAACAGCAGGTAGAGGAAGCTATTGCAAAAGGCTATTTAAGATGGCATGGCCTCCCTTTCACGACCTATACCGAGTTATACGATGCCGAGCTATTAGATTACGGTATTCAAATGGCTACACGTCTTGACCAACGCTTTGGTATCCACACCATTGCAGCCAAAATGACGGATGTACCTGGTCATACACGTGCGCTGATTACACATATGGCCAAGGCGGGTATGAAGTATCTTCATTTAGGTGTAAACCCCTCAAGCCATGTTCCTCATGTACCGGAGATGTTTTTGTGGAGAAATCCAGATGGTTCTGAGATCGTCGTTCAATATAGTAAAGATTATGGAACGACCTTCGAAACAGAAGGCTTGAATGATGTTTTATACTTCGCCCATACGCATGATAATCACGGTCCTTCCACTGTTGAACAAATTAAAGCAGAATTCGCTCAACTACGTGAGGCCTATCCACATGCGAATATCAGAGCGTCCACGTTGGATCAATATGCGGAGAAGGTATGGGCCATTCGTGATACGTTACCGATCGTCGAAGAAGAGATTGGGGACAGCTGGATCCATGGATCTTCGACAGATCCCTACAAATTAGCTTGTTATCGTGAATTACTTCGCTTAAAGAGCAAGTGGCTACTAGAAGGTTCTCTTGCTACAACCGACGAGGAATATCACAACTTTTGCGATGAATTAATTATGATTCCTGAGCATACTTGGGGTGTAGATATTAAGCGTTATCTGGCAGATTACATTCATTATGATAAGGAAGATTTCCAGCAAGCACGAGCGCGAGACAAGGTTGATGTGAACTTAAACCCACTTGAATATCGTTTTTACGAAAAAAATTCACGTGCTGAAATGGTTGAGATGTTCGGCGTGGAAGCCGTGGAGAAGCTTAATGCCCGCTCCTTTAGTCTCATGGAGCAGTCTTGGCAAGAGCAACGAGAATATTTAGAAAGTGCCGTATCTGCTCTAGGCGCAGAACGTCAGATCGAAGCACGAGCTGCGCTAGCCTCATTACGACCGGTTCATCCACAGATTGCTGCTGCGGATGCGACAATTCTGCACACGGATCAATCCTATACTTTAGGAGACTTTGAGGTTGTGTTTGAGGATAACGGTTCTATTATCAGTTTACTAGACCAACGTAATCGAAACTGGGCTGGGCCGAACAACCCGCTCGGATTATTCTCTTATGAGACTTTCTCCCAAGCGGATTATGATCGTTGGTATCGTGAATATCACGTACGATGGAAAAATACGCATGTATGGGCAACCGGAGATTTCGGGAAACCAGGTATGGATCTGACCAAAGAATGGATAACACATACCGTGACGAAGCCCAAACTGTTATCCTTGCAAGCGGTATATGGGGAAGAACAGGATGTTGTCCTTGCTACGTTAAAGATGCCTAAAGCAGCTAGTGAAGGAATGGGTGCTCCACGAGAATTAACCATCGAATATATATTTAAAAAGCACACTGCTACCGTAGAATGTAAGCTTCAATGGTTCCATAAGGATGCCTATCGCCTCCCAGAAGCAGCATGGATGAGCTTCAATCCGCTCGTCAATAATCCAAATCAATGGAAGCTAGATAAAATCGGACAACTCACTTCCCCACTAGACGTTGTAAAAGGGGGAAATCGCAATATGCATGCGGTAGATCAGGGCATGTATTATGCGGCAGCGGACGGTCAAGTGGATATCACGACATTAGATGCCGCGCTCGTATCTCCTGGAGAACCACGGCTTGTACAATTTGATCATACGTTTGCTTCACTTACTGGAGGGATGCATGTCAATTTACACAATAATGTCTGGGGGACAAATTTCCAGGCTTGGTACGAAGAAGATGCGTTATTCCGCTTCAAGCTGAAATTCCAATCTCATCTTTAA
- a CDS encoding AraC family transcriptional regulator — protein sequence MTDAIKSERWVYFIDWEEGPAAHVKDLVLLGYDHFSRAMPLTSHVHEEAYEFVFIEQGTAVWEVNGQFYPTSAQHIIHTRPGERHRASFDYIGPCTIWWINVRDPLQHANWFGLGDAERQIFAQWMQRCPRIQLVSKEIVDYFKRVKQLINQQDTELVEFQIRHGVLEILQRILHHTPLNTLSHDMHAYTLELKTRLEQNPSERFTIGQLASEFGLSESHFYRVFRETNGQSPTAFMDRIRMDCACRMLEESKLSITDIAMELGFKTSQHFATVFKKLIGVTPKAWRTHSTVCN from the coding sequence ATGACAGACGCTATAAAGAGTGAACGCTGGGTATATTTTATCGATTGGGAAGAGGGTCCTGCAGCCCATGTTAAAGATCTGGTCCTTCTGGGATACGACCATTTCAGTAGAGCCATGCCTTTAACAAGTCACGTGCACGAAGAAGCCTATGAATTTGTATTTATAGAGCAAGGAACCGCAGTGTGGGAAGTAAATGGACAATTTTATCCAACAAGCGCACAGCATATCATTCATACACGACCTGGTGAACGTCACCGTGCTAGCTTTGATTATATTGGGCCATGTACGATCTGGTGGATCAACGTTCGTGATCCGCTGCAGCATGCGAATTGGTTCGGACTGGGTGATGCTGAACGCCAAATATTTGCACAATGGATGCAACGCTGTCCTCGTATTCAGTTGGTTAGCAAGGAAATCGTAGACTATTTCAAAAGGGTCAAGCAGTTAATTAACCAGCAGGATACAGAGCTTGTGGAATTTCAGATCCGTCATGGAGTTCTAGAAATTTTACAACGCATTTTGCATCACACACCGCTCAATACGCTATCGCATGATATGCACGCGTATACGCTGGAGCTTAAGACAAGACTGGAACAGAATCCATCTGAACGCTTTACGATAGGACAGCTTGCGTCGGAGTTTGGTTTAAGTGAGTCGCACTTTTATCGTGTATTTCGTGAAACGAATGGACAATCACCTACAGCGTTTATGGATCGGATTCGAATGGACTGTGCTTGTCGTATGTTAGAGGAATCGAAGCTGAGCATAACGGACATTGCCATGGAGCTTGGGTTTAAGACGAGCCAACATTTCGCGACGGTCTTCAAGAAATTAATTGGTGTAACGCCGAAGGCATGGCGTACACATTCGACAGTCTGCAATTAA
- a CDS encoding GntR family transcriptional regulator has protein sequence MNVKIERLDLNEQVYQILKNQILSREYKGGARLDLNDLSEKMGVSKTPVKLAIHRLANDGLIEVVSRSGTYVSQLTSGRIAEVMDARIMIEKWCMEHLSQEDREQLVTQLTEFVERARTHLNSSQFLYHQFLEADVLFHKAIVMMSHNQLILNQYELLNSFLYISRIFHFQNFDRSNEGLQEHEQIIEEIKYDRLEQATFLLVSHLEKSKQHMMVLIEENGGAI, from the coding sequence ATGAATGTAAAGATTGAACGACTAGATTTAAATGAGCAAGTGTACCAAATTTTGAAGAATCAAATCCTTTCGAGGGAATATAAAGGTGGTGCACGACTGGATCTCAATGATTTAAGCGAGAAGATGGGGGTTAGTAAAACTCCTGTGAAGCTTGCGATTCATCGTTTGGCGAATGATGGACTTATTGAAGTCGTATCACGTTCAGGTACCTATGTGAGTCAATTAACGAGTGGGCGAATCGCTGAAGTGATGGATGCTCGCATCATGATTGAGAAATGGTGCATGGAACACCTATCGCAGGAAGATCGTGAGCAGCTTGTTACGCAATTGACAGAGTTTGTGGAGCGTGCCAGAACCCATTTGAATAGTTCCCAATTTTTGTATCATCAATTTCTAGAGGCAGATGTTCTGTTTCATAAAGCAATTGTGATGATGAGCCATAATCAGTTAATTCTAAATCAATATGAGCTCTTAAATAGCTTTCTGTATATTTCACGAATATTTCATTTTCAGAACTTCGATCGATCTAATGAAGGTTTACAAGAGCATGAACAGATTATTGAAGAAATAAAGTATGATCGTCTGGAACAAGCGACTTTTTTACTCGTGTCGCACTTGGAGAAGAGTAAGCAACATATGATGGTTCTAATAGAAGAGAATGGTGGCGCTATCTAA
- a CDS encoding mannonate dehydratase codes for MRLGIGLYRHMLRTDYYRFAKQAGCEAVVVHLVNYYGDIDDEGLPSTDGQQNYGVARLNDPIWEYENLVKLKEELNQEGLEFAAIENFNPADWYDVLLAGPKRDEQIEHIKQIIRNVGRAGIPVIGYNFSIAGVWGHIQKPSARGGALTSTFHPHSNELNNPIPLGQVWNMTYDANLLDKGYLPPTSEQEIWDRLAYFLERVLPVAEEAGVKLALHPDDPPMPQIRQHARLVNEPDKYQKMIDLVPSQSNSIEFCMGSIQEMVSGDVYEAIDQYASQDKISYVHFRNVKGKVPHYTEVFVDEGDIDMLKALRVLKKHRFKGVLIPDHTPLMTCDAPWHAGMAYALGYMRAIMRQVEQE; via the coding sequence ATGCGATTAGGGATTGGTTTATATCGTCATATGTTACGTACAGATTATTATCGATTTGCGAAACAGGCAGGCTGTGAGGCGGTTGTTGTCCATCTCGTAAATTATTATGGAGATATTGATGATGAGGGACTTCCTTCAACGGATGGGCAACAAAATTATGGTGTAGCACGCTTAAATGACCCGATCTGGGAATATGAGAATCTGGTGAAATTAAAAGAAGAGCTTAATCAAGAAGGACTTGAGTTCGCAGCGATTGAAAATTTTAATCCAGCGGATTGGTATGATGTGTTACTTGCTGGCCCCAAACGAGACGAACAAATTGAACATATTAAGCAGATCATACGGAATGTAGGTCGAGCAGGAATTCCTGTAATTGGATATAACTTCAGTATTGCTGGTGTGTGGGGACATATTCAAAAGCCATCTGCACGAGGAGGAGCGCTAACATCCACGTTTCATCCCCACAGCAATGAGTTAAATAATCCAATCCCACTGGGTCAGGTGTGGAATATGACATATGACGCGAATTTGTTAGATAAGGGATATCTCCCACCAACCTCGGAGCAAGAAATATGGGATCGTTTGGCCTATTTTCTAGAACGTGTTCTACCTGTTGCAGAAGAAGCTGGGGTCAAATTAGCATTACATCCAGATGATCCACCGATGCCTCAAATCCGTCAGCATGCACGATTAGTGAATGAGCCTGATAAATATCAGAAAATGATAGACCTTGTTCCTAGCCAAAGTAATTCAATTGAGTTCTGTATGGGCTCTATTCAAGAAATGGTGAGCGGAGATGTGTATGAAGCGATTGACCAATATGCCTCACAGGATAAAATTTCATATGTTCATTTCCGTAATGTAAAGGGGAAGGTGCCTCATTACACAGAGGTTTTTGTCGATGAAGGTGATATTGATATGTTGAAAGCATTACGTGTATTGAAGAAGCATCGGTTTAAAGGTGTACTCATACCCGATCATACGCCATTAATGACTTGTGATGCGCCTTGGCATGCGGGGATGGCGTATGCGTTAGGTTATATGCGTGCCATTATGCGTCAAGTTGAACAAGAATAA
- a CDS encoding RraA family protein, whose translation MNNQAYLDQLQEKLYSAVISDILDSLELRNQALPQHIRPLDPDMVVCGYAKTVQVADVSRKPAQAYKKQIEVLDGIQPGEVFVGDVGGSERSAFFGELMSTATKVAGGRGAVIDGLCRDVKKIKQLGFPVFVKGTRPTDSYARNEVIDYDVPIKIGDVQIQPGDLIFGDIDGIVVVPKEVEDEVIAKAFEKVNGENMVREHILKGMKVSEVFEKFGIL comes from the coding sequence ATGAACAATCAAGCCTATTTAGATCAATTGCAAGAAAAGCTATATTCTGCCGTCATATCTGATATTTTGGATAGTCTAGAGCTACGAAATCAGGCACTACCACAGCATATTCGTCCCCTAGACCCGGATATGGTTGTATGCGGTTACGCCAAAACGGTCCAAGTAGCAGACGTCTCTCGTAAACCGGCTCAAGCCTATAAAAAGCAAATTGAAGTGCTAGATGGTATACAGCCTGGTGAAGTTTTTGTTGGTGATGTCGGGGGTTCCGAGCGATCGGCCTTCTTCGGTGAGTTAATGTCCACTGCTACGAAGGTCGCTGGCGGGAGAGGCGCTGTTATTGATGGCTTGTGTCGTGATGTAAAGAAAATCAAACAATTAGGGTTCCCCGTATTTGTAAAAGGGACGCGTCCAACCGATTCTTATGCCCGCAATGAGGTGATTGATTATGATGTGCCGATCAAAATTGGTGACGTACAGATTCAGCCAGGTGATCTTATTTTCGGAGATATAGATGGCATTGTTGTCGTTCCGAAGGAAGTCGAGGATGAAGTGATTGCAAAAGCATTCGAGAAGGTGAACGGGGAGAATATGGTTCGTGAGCATATTTTGAAGGGGATGAAAGTATCCGAGGTATTTGAGAAGTTCGGGATCCTGTAA